The nucleotide sequence TTTTTGGACAATGCCACTTGAATCAGCACAGGTCGACAGAACATCACCATCTTGCATGGGCATGAAATTTTTCTTAGCCTGAATGCCTAATGATTCTTCTATTGCTTCAATAAAATCACCTAGTCTAGTTGGTTGACCATTACCAATATTATAAATACAGTAAGGGGCAGAGCTGGCAGATATTTGCCCATCTTCAACCATCCAGCCCTCATTTGATGTGGGAATGATCTCTTGCAATCTGATTATTGATTCAACGATATCATCTATATACGTAAAATCTCTAACCATATTACCGTGGTTATAAACATCAATAGGCTGCCCTGATAACATGGCCTTGGTGAACTTAAATAAAGCCATATCAGGACGTCCCCACGGACCATATACTGTAAAGAAGCGCAAACCTGTCGTTGGCAACTGATAAAGATGAGAGTAACTGTGAGACATTAATTCATCTGATTTTTTCGTTGCCGCATATAGTGAAACGGGATGATCAACCGAATCGTTTGTAGAAAACGGTTGCTTTCTATTTAATCCATAAACAGAACTAGAAGAAGAATATAATAAATGCTCAACATTATTGTGACGGCAACCTTCCAGAATATTGATATGCCCTATTATATTCGAATCAATGTAAGCCATTGGGTTTTGCAACGAATAGCGAACACCCGCCTGAGCTCCCAGATGGATAACCCGCTGAAATTGGTGTCGCGAAAAAAGATCGGGAATGGCTATTCTGTCAGCTAAATCTAGCTTTTCAAATTTAAAACCTGACCTATCAAATAATAGATCTAACCGTGCTTGTTTGAGATTCACATCATAATAGTCATTAAGGTTGTCGATACCCACAACCTCATGCCCCATTTGCAATAATCTCTGGCTCACATGAAAGCCAATAAAACCAGCAGCACCTGTGACTAAGAATTTCATTGTATTACTCAGATAACCGGATTAATGGAAGCACCACGACCAATCCCATAATAAGTAAAACCTCGGGATTGCAGGCGTTCAGGATCATAGAGATTCCGGCCATCAAAGATAACCGGCGTTTTGAGAGACTCTTTGATGACATCAAAATCTGGCGCACGAAAACTTTGCCATTCAGTACAAATGATCAAGGCATCGGCTCCCTTAAGCGCTGCTTCTTTAGTTCCCATCAATAATAAATCATCACGCTGACCATAAATACGCTGAGCTTCCTGCATCGCCTCAGGATCGTAAGCCTGTATTTTGGCTCCGGCCTGCCATAATGCTTCCATCAAAACACGGCTTGATGCTTCACGCATATCATCGGTATTCGGTTTGAACGATAATCCCCAGACAGAAAATGTCTTACCGGATAAATCTTCACCGAAATGGCGCGTTACAAAAGAAGGCAATTTATGCTTTTGCAGTTCATTCACTTGCTCCACAGCACGAAGAATTTTAGGCTGATAACCAATTTGCTCTGCGGTACGAATTAACGCCTGCACATCTTTCGGGAAGCATGAGCCACCATAACCACAGCCCGGATAGATAAAATGATAGCCAATACGGGAATCAGAACCAATTCCTTGACGAACATGTTCAATATCAGCGCCAAGCATTTCAGCTAAATTAGATATCTCATTCATAAAACTGATTTTCGTTGCCAACATACAGTTAGCAGCATACTTTGTCAGTTCTGCGCTACGGATATCCATCACAATCATACGATCATGATTACGATTAAATGGTTCATACAATTCATACATTAGGTCAACGACTCTTTCATTGTCACACCCAATAATAATCCGTTCAGGGCGCATACAATCTGCAACAGCCGCGCCTTCTTTAAGGAACTCAGGGTTAGAAACCACATCAAATGGAATATCAATATTACGTTGACGCAGAGTCTCATTAACAACGGCATTAACTTTATCTGCGGTACCAACAGGAACCGTAGATTTATCGATAATCACCTTATAGCTATCCATATATTCCGCAATAGTACGAGCAACCGCTGTCACATACTTCAAATCTGCTGAACCATCTTCATCAGGAGGAGTACCAACAGCAATAAATTGCAATTTACCGTGTGCCACACCGGCCTTTGCATCCGTACTAAAATTCAGACGGCCTTCTTCATAATTTTTTTTCACCAGTGGAGCTAATCCAGGTTCAAAAATGGGAATTTGGCCATTTTTCAAATTTTCAACTTTATTTGCATCTATATCAATACAAAGAACATTATGACCGACTTCAGCTAAAACCGCCGCCTGAACCAAGCCAACATAGCCAATACCAAACACCGTAACTTTCATATAATCCCTAAATTTCCGTAAAATTATTCTTTAACCTGATCCTGCAACGCCACTAACCAATCCGTAAATTCTTTGCCCAAAGCATGATGTTTCATACCATACCGGACAAATGCCTGCATATAACCAAGCTTATTACCGCAATCATGGCTTACACCCTGCAAATGATAGGCTTCCACAGGTTCCCTTTCTATTAACATAGCGATTGCATCAGTAAGTTGAATTTCATCACCGGCACCGGGCGCTGTTTTTGCTAATAACGGCCAAATTTTCTCGGACAATACGTAACGGCCAACAATAGAAAGATTTGATGGTGCTTCTTTCGGTTTAGGTTTTTCAACCACGCGCTTAATGAGTTTGCTGTCACCGGGTTGAAGATTTTCCCCCTGACAATCGACAATACCATAACTAGAAACTTCTTCATGAGGTACAGGTT is from Photorhabdus laumondii subsp. laumondii and encodes:
- a CDS encoding NAD-dependent epimerase → MKFLVTGAAGFIGFHVSQRLLQMGHEVVGIDNLNDYYDVNLKQARLDLLFDRSGFKFEKLDLADRIAIPDLFSRHQFQRVIHLGAQAGVRYSLQNPMAYIDSNIIGHINILEGCRHNNVEHLLYSSSSSVYGLNRKQPFSTNDSVDHPVSLYAATKKSDELMSHSYSHLYQLPTTGLRFFTVYGPWGRPDMALFKFTKAMLSGQPIDVYNHGNMVRDFTYIDDIVESIIRLQEIIPTSNEGWMVEDGQISASSAPYCIYNIGNGQPTRLGDFIEAIEESLGIQAKKNFMPMQDGDVLSTCADSSGIVQKIGFAPNTSVKQGVKQFVEWYLSFYHQSK
- a CDS encoding UDP-glucose dehydrogenase family protein — protein: MKVTVFGIGYVGLVQAAVLAEVGHNVLCIDIDANKVENLKNGQIPIFEPGLAPLVKKNYEEGRLNFSTDAKAGVAHGKLQFIAVGTPPDEDGSADLKYVTAVARTIAEYMDSYKVIIDKSTVPVGTADKVNAVVNETLRQRNIDIPFDVVSNPEFLKEGAAVADCMRPERIIIGCDNERVVDLMYELYEPFNRNHDRMIVMDIRSAELTKYAANCMLATKISFMNEISNLAEMLGADIEHVRQGIGSDSRIGYHFIYPGCGYGGSCFPKDVQALIRTAEQIGYQPKILRAVEQVNELQKHKLPSFVTRHFGEDLSGKTFSVWGLSFKPNTDDMREASSRVLMEALWQAGAKIQAYDPEAMQEAQRIYGQRDDLLLMGTKEAALKGADALIICTEWQSFRAPDFDVIKESLKTPVIFDGRNLYDPERLQSRGFTYYGIGRGASINPVI